A genomic stretch from Nodosilinea sp. E11 includes:
- a CDS encoding transposase: MSATTCLYDQVLPLLRQYSHRRDLRHLKALAWMVTALVCSGQLSLPEWESYVPSRARQAQSTERRWQRFMGNRRVRVKSLYVPLVLAAIHRWKGRRLYLALDTTVLWNRYCMIHLSVTCCGRAVPLLWRVLEHSSATVSTERYLPLLRLAHRLLQPYPDVMLLADRGFANHDLLEWLSQSRWHYCLRLPSDVVVHGPRRHPIEVGYLWPPKGEARFYEGIGLWTDGRWRCNLVLANVKGVKEPWAVITDEPPSLNTLWQYALRFRVEELFLDSKSGVFELEASGIRSAPALERLYLVAAVAILYGTTQGMAVQLDGLRTQVDPHWTRGISYLKIGLRWLKGAVNKGRSLLKPIPLFTVDPEPCFASKKAEVRYYDRIWFSRIQSLCCQLPPWEAV, encoded by the coding sequence ATGTCAGCCACCACCTGCCTCTATGATCAAGTGCTGCCACTGCTGCGTCAATATAGCCATCGCCGTGACCTGCGGCACCTCAAGGCGCTGGCTTGGATGGTGACCGCGCTGGTGTGCAGTGGTCAGTTGAGCCTACCGGAGTGGGAATCGTATGTACCCAGTCGCGCCCGCCAGGCGCAAAGCACCGAACGACGATGGCAGCGCTTCATGGGCAATCGTCGGGTCCGGGTCAAAAGTCTGTACGTGCCGTTGGTGCTAGCGGCCATCCATCGGTGGAAAGGGCGACGACTCTACTTGGCGCTCGATACCACGGTGCTGTGGAATCGCTACTGCATGATTCACTTGTCGGTGACCTGCTGCGGACGAGCGGTGCCCCTGCTGTGGCGGGTTTTGGAGCATTCGAGTGCCACCGTCAGTACGGAGCGATATCTCCCCCTGTTGCGGTTGGCCCATCGGCTGTTGCAGCCCTACCCTGATGTGATGCTGTTAGCCGACCGAGGGTTTGCCAACCATGACCTGCTGGAGTGGTTAAGCCAAAGTCGTTGGCACTATTGTTTGCGCTTACCCAGTGATGTGGTGGTCCATGGCCCCCGCCGTCATCCCATTGAAGTCGGCTATCTGTGGCCCCCCAAGGGCGAAGCCCGTTTCTATGAGGGCATTGGTCTGTGGACGGATGGTCGCTGGCGCTGCAACCTGGTGCTGGCTAACGTCAAAGGCGTCAAGGAGCCCTGGGCTGTCATCACCGATGAGCCGCCGTCCCTCAATACCCTGTGGCAGTATGCCCTTCGGTTTCGAGTCGAGGAGCTTTTCCTCGATTCAAAATCCGGGGTCTTTGAGCTAGAAGCCTCCGGCATTCGCTCGGCTCCAGCCCTCGAACGACTCTATCTCGTAGCGGCTGTCGCCATCCTCTATGGCACCACCCAGGGCATGGCCGTTCAGCTCGATGGCCTCCGCACTCAGGTTGACCCTCATTGGACTCGGGGCATCAGTTACCTCAAAATTGGCCTGCGCTGGCTCAAAGGAGCCGTCAACAAAGGGCGTTCGTTGCTCAAACCCATCCCCCTATTCACCGTTGACCCTGAACCCTGCTTTGCCTCTAAAAAAGCTGAAGTCCGGTACTATGACCGCATCTGGTTCTCTAGAATCCAGTCCTTGTGCTGCCAACTACCACCCTGGGAGGCCGTATAA
- a CDS encoding dienelactone hydrolase family protein encodes MQVKHQNIGLTVDDSLMRVYVVSPEPEGQYPGILFYSDIYQLGRPITLLADRLAGYGYVVAAPEIFHRLEPIGTAIAPDDLGRLRGNDAARRTELAQYDADARAVLDWLKAEKGVAPGHLGTMGFCIGGHLAFRATLLQEVKVAVCCYPTGIHNGKLGRGVADTIERVSEIKGQVLTVFGTLDPHVPLEGREKILTALDEAGIVHRSLLYEANHTFMRDDGYRYDPVATDAVWGEIIKFLEETFDGRAAFQDPG; translated from the coding sequence ATGCAGGTCAAGCACCAGAACATTGGATTGACGGTTGATGACAGCCTTATGCGGGTGTATGTCGTGTCCCCAGAACCCGAAGGGCAGTACCCCGGCATCCTCTTCTACTCCGACATCTACCAGTTGGGGCGGCCCATTACGCTACTGGCGGATCGGTTGGCGGGGTATGGCTATGTGGTCGCTGCCCCTGAGATCTTTCATCGGCTTGAGCCTATCGGTACTGCGATCGCTCCTGACGACCTAGGAAGGCTGCGCGGCAACGATGCGGCCAGACGAACTGAACTTGCTCAGTATGATGCCGATGCCCGTGCCGTGCTGGACTGGTTGAAGGCAGAGAAGGGGGTGGCTCCTGGGCATCTGGGCACGATGGGCTTTTGTATTGGGGGGCACCTGGCTTTTCGAGCGACCCTGCTGCAAGAGGTGAAGGTGGCGGTGTGCTGCTATCCCACTGGAATCCATAACGGTAAGCTGGGTCGAGGCGTGGCCGATACGATTGAGCGGGTCAGCGAAATCAAGGGCCAGGTGCTGACGGTCTTTGGCACTCTAGATCCCCACGTACCGCTAGAGGGAAGAGAGAAAATCCTGACGGCATTGGATGAAGCTGGAATAGTGCATAGGAGCCTGCTCTACGAAGCCAACCACACCTTCATGAGAGACGATGGCTACCGCTATGACCCCGTGGCTACCGATGCCGTCTGGGGGGAGATTATAAAGTTTTTGGAGGAAACTTTTGATGGCAGAGCAGCTTTCCAAGACCCTGGATGA
- the recA gene encoding recombinase RecA has protein sequence MAARKGSSKTDEGTKKTPEQVEKEKALTMVLGQIERNFGKGAIMRLGDAARMKVETISTGALTLDLALGGGLPKGRVIEIYGPESSGKTTVALHVLAEVQKAGGVAAFVDAEHALDPIYAAALGVNVEELLVSQPDTGEMGLEVVDQLVRSSAIDVVVVDSVAALVPRAEIEGEMGDAHVGLQARLMSQALRKITGSIGKSQCTVIFLNQLRQKIGISYGNPEVTTGGNALKFYASVRLDIRRIQTLKKGTEEYGIRAKVKVAKNKVAPPFRIGEFDILFGQGISTMGCLVDLAEQHGVIVRKGAWYSYEGENVGQGRDNTIQRLLEDAEFAQKVEAQVREKLEIGGAAVEVADVEIEVEDEDEADYLDEDE, from the coding sequence ATGGCGGCAAGAAAAGGCAGCAGTAAGACCGACGAAGGAACGAAGAAAACACCAGAGCAGGTGGAGAAGGAAAAGGCGCTGACAATGGTGCTCGGCCAGATTGAGCGCAACTTTGGCAAAGGCGCGATCATGCGCCTGGGCGATGCTGCCCGCATGAAGGTTGAAACCATCTCGACCGGAGCGCTAACCCTCGACCTGGCCCTGGGTGGTGGCCTACCTAAGGGGCGAGTGATTGAAATCTACGGCCCTGAGAGTTCGGGTAAAACCACCGTCGCCCTGCACGTTCTAGCCGAAGTGCAGAAGGCAGGCGGGGTAGCCGCTTTTGTAGACGCTGAACACGCCCTCGACCCGATCTATGCCGCCGCCCTGGGGGTGAACGTTGAAGAACTGCTGGTTTCCCAGCCAGATACCGGAGAGATGGGCCTAGAGGTGGTGGATCAGCTGGTGCGCTCGTCAGCTATTGATGTGGTCGTGGTGGACTCAGTAGCGGCGCTGGTGCCACGGGCTGAGATTGAAGGGGAGATGGGCGATGCTCACGTGGGCCTGCAAGCTCGACTAATGAGCCAAGCGCTACGAAAGATCACGGGCAGCATTGGCAAGTCGCAGTGTACGGTGATCTTCTTAAACCAGCTGCGCCAAAAGATCGGCATTTCCTACGGCAACCCCGAGGTCACCACCGGGGGCAATGCGCTCAAGTTCTACGCCTCTGTACGCCTCGACATTCGCCGCATCCAAACGCTGAAGAAGGGCACTGAAGAGTACGGCATTCGCGCCAAGGTGAAAGTGGCCAAGAACAAAGTTGCCCCACCCTTCCGCATTGGAGAGTTCGACATTCTCTTTGGTCAAGGCATCTCGACCATGGGCTGTTTGGTTGACTTGGCCGAGCAGCACGGGGTGATCGTCCGTAAAGGGGCCTGGTACAGCTACGAAGGCGAGAATGTGGGCCAGGGGCGCGACAACACGATTCAGCGGCTGCTTGAGGATGCTGAGTTTGCCCAGAAGGTCGAGGCCCAGGTGAGAGAGAAGCTGGAGATTGGCGGCGCTGCGGTGGAAGTCGCAGATGTCGAGATTGAGGTGGAAGACGAAGACGAAGCCGATTACCTGGATGAGGACGAGTAA
- a CDS encoding thermonuclease family protein — protein MPRGSTIQFRQADTDRYGRMVAELYAGGQNMNLKMVREGYAVVYTQFLRSCP, from the coding sequence ATCCCCCGAGGCTCCACCATCCAGTTTCGCCAAGCCGACACTGACCGCTATGGGCGTATGGTGGCAGAACTCTATGCGGGTGGCCAGAACATGAACCTAAAGATGGTGCGCGAGGGCTATGCGGTAGTGTATACCCAGTTCCTGCGGAGTTGCCCCTAG
- a CDS encoding DUF6794 domain-containing protein, with the protein MAEQLSKTLDEAVDFLLRELSDEDKATLKATPEDNLIDLHLSFGQWIRNRFKLWNENFDLVEALGCFEPDSASEEIINAAWTRLQGEE; encoded by the coding sequence ATGGCAGAGCAGCTTTCCAAGACCCTGGATGAGGCAGTTGATTTTTTGCTTCGAGAACTCAGTGATGAGGATAAAGCGACTTTGAAGGCCACTCCTGAAGATAACCTAATTGATCTACATCTCTCCTTTGGACAATGGATCCGCAATCGGTTTAAGCTCTGGAATGAGAATTTCGATTTGGTTGAAGCTCTAGGGTGCTTTGAGCCTGACTCTGCTTCAGAAGAAATTATCAATGCTGCCTGGACACGACTTCAAGGTGAGGAATAA
- a CDS encoding DUF1517 domain-containing protein, with the protein MRGRFNQLSGQTRFVVCRIFVHLSGREIAPLLGVLNQAAREVIDSEGDMQVLGKQLVRVCESLLEYETFWQSAANEGDVVWDEGEAGDYVSELFTDSAGRYGSAIDLDSNGSEDFAIPMTQNVVVMLAVAFEGEVPELESSLADITALKAGLKSLIDLNYRGTLRAIQIHFSPAQLGDELTSDQLIESFPELIPL; encoded by the coding sequence TTGCGCGGTCGCTTCAATCAGCTTAGTGGACAGACCCGCTTTGTCGTATGTCGCATCTTTGTGCATCTCTCGGGCCGAGAAATAGCACCACTCCTGGGTGTGCTCAATCAAGCAGCACGGGAGGTGATCGATTCAGAAGGTGACATGCAAGTGTTGGGCAAGCAACTCGTGCGGGTTTGTGAAAGCTTGCTGGAGTATGAAACGTTTTGGCAATCGGCAGCCAATGAAGGAGATGTTGTTTGGGATGAGGGCGAAGCTGGAGATTACGTCAGCGAACTGTTTACCGATTCGGCTGGACGTTATGGTAGCGCCATAGATCTTGACTCAAATGGAAGTGAGGATTTCGCAATTCCCATGACACAAAATGTGGTTGTCATGCTTGCAGTTGCCTTTGAAGGCGAAGTGCCTGAATTAGAATCCAGTCTAGCCGATATTACTGCTTTAAAGGCAGGCTTAAAATCTCTCATCGACTTAAACTATAGAGGAACTTTAAGAGCAATTCAAATACATTTTTCTCCGGCTCAATTGGGAGATGAACTCACATCAGATCAACTGATTGAGAGCTTCCCTGAACTCATTCCGCTCTAG
- a CDS encoding FAD-binding oxidoreductase: MTTRAVSFWLNPQELSFQSEQELPHLADVVVIGGGITGISTAYWLSHLGLRPVVLERGDLACGATGRNGGHFVFGTNQSFKDSVEAHGLADTLALWDFTQQSAQLLRDLAHQHNIDCDLRFNRLVYLAMAPAQAQSLQESCELMMSHDLAVKYWDKKEVDQNTQCSSFLAATVEPHHAQLWPAKLVVGLAKAAQQQQAHIQTQVEVQAVTRQAEGFSIMTNQGEIQTKAVVYATNALSYHLLPTLKGVIVPVRGQAIATAPTSQLFDFDWCLSNDTGYAIQRQDGRIIFGGMRWKSPTKEIGIEDDSTLEPLVGEGLKAFLRDTFPPLNDVAIEYEWTGIMGFTADENPLIGELPGRPGEYISAGYTGHGMPVAIAAGKAIAEQISGSAQTPIPKPFRPERFLLT; encoded by the coding sequence ATGACGACTCGTGCTGTCTCCTTTTGGCTCAATCCTCAAGAACTTAGCTTTCAGTCTGAACAAGAACTCCCCCATCTAGCTGATGTAGTTGTCATCGGGGGTGGCATCACCGGAATTAGTACCGCTTACTGGTTAAGTCACCTGGGGCTACGTCCTGTTGTATTAGAGCGAGGAGATCTGGCTTGCGGAGCCACAGGCCGCAACGGCGGTCATTTTGTCTTTGGCACAAACCAAAGCTTCAAGGATTCGGTTGAGGCTCATGGTCTGGCTGACACCCTTGCTCTCTGGGACTTTACGCAGCAGAGTGCTCAACTCTTGCGGGACTTGGCTCACCAGCACAACATCGATTGTGATCTGCGCTTCAATCGGCTGGTTTACTTGGCTATGGCTCCCGCACAGGCCCAATCACTTCAGGAAAGCTGTGAACTCATGATGTCTCATGACTTGGCTGTAAAGTATTGGGATAAGAAAGAGGTTGACCAAAATACTCAATGTTCAAGCTTTTTGGCAGCAACTGTAGAGCCTCATCATGCTCAACTGTGGCCTGCCAAATTGGTTGTAGGTCTTGCCAAAGCCGCTCAACAGCAACAGGCTCACATTCAGACTCAAGTAGAGGTTCAGGCTGTCACCCGGCAGGCAGAAGGGTTTAGCATCATGACCAATCAGGGAGAGATCCAAACAAAGGCCGTCGTTTATGCCACCAATGCTCTGAGCTATCATCTGCTACCGACGCTCAAGGGTGTCATCGTACCTGTCCGGGGGCAGGCGATTGCTACAGCTCCAACATCCCAATTATTCGATTTTGACTGGTGCCTAAGCAATGACACTGGATACGCTATTCAGCGACAGGATGGACGGATCATCTTTGGCGGAATGCGGTGGAAGTCGCCAACCAAAGAAATTGGCATTGAGGATGACTCCACGTTGGAACCCTTAGTAGGCGAGGGCCTTAAAGCCTTTTTGCGCGATACGTTTCCACCCCTCAACGATGTAGCCATTGAATACGAGTGGACAGGCATCATGGGCTTTACTGCTGATGAGAATCCTTTGATTGGAGAACTGCCGGGCCGACCAGGAGAGTACATCTCAGCAGGATACACAGGGCATGGAATGCCGGTTGCCATCGCCGCAGGGAAGGCGATCGCTGAACAGATTTCGGGTTCAGCCCAGACACCTATCCCCAAACCATTTCGGCCAGAGCGATTTTTGCTGACCTAG
- a CDS encoding DJ-1/PfpI family protein yields MAAKILMLVGDFVEDYEVMVPFQALQMVGHTVHAVCPDKKSGELVRTAIHDFEGDQTYSEKPGHNFTLNATFADINPIDYDALVIPGGRAPEYIRLNQDVIAAVQHFAQANKPIAAVCHGAQLLAAAGVINGKRCSAYTACGPDVNAAGGQYVEVPVTEVVVDGNLVTAPAWPAHPRWLAEFLTVLGTRVEHAELVAA; encoded by the coding sequence ATGGCGGCTAAGATCCTGATGCTGGTTGGCGACTTCGTAGAAGATTATGAGGTGATGGTGCCCTTTCAAGCGCTACAGATGGTGGGCCATACCGTTCATGCCGTGTGCCCCGATAAGAAGAGTGGTGAGCTCGTGCGCACCGCTATCCATGACTTTGAGGGCGACCAAACCTATTCTGAAAAGCCTGGTCACAACTTTACTCTCAACGCTACCTTTGCCGACATCAACCCCATTGACTACGATGCTCTGGTCATTCCTGGTGGTCGCGCCCCTGAGTATATTCGCCTGAATCAAGATGTCATTGCCGCTGTTCAGCACTTTGCCCAGGCCAACAAACCAATTGCGGCGGTCTGCCATGGGGCTCAATTGCTAGCCGCTGCCGGGGTGATCAATGGCAAACGCTGCTCAGCCTATACAGCCTGCGGCCCAGATGTGAATGCGGCGGGTGGGCAGTATGTTGAGGTGCCTGTGACTGAGGTGGTTGTTGATGGCAACCTGGTGACGGCCCCAGCCTGGCCCGCTCACCCTCGGTGGTTAGCTGAATTTTTGACGGTTCTGGGGACTCGCGTTGAACATGCTGAGTTGGTAGCAGCTTAG
- a CDS encoding CAP domain-containing protein, with product MVLSALVFSSYALIQLHQLFFQSNGAGGPGWAIGQPQTQWNFRLGNQPLPELRALALELVNRDRQVNGLPPLVEDPLLAQVAQRHAEDMLKHQFYDHVNPDGQDPSDRFRALGGQAGAGENIMQQKGTIPVALSFGLVEEYQKGWMYSPGHRENLLTPHYTTFGYGIVANSLGTEIYAVQLFSFPP from the coding sequence GTGGTTCTCTCCGCCCTGGTGTTTAGCAGCTATGCCCTGATTCAGCTTCACCAGTTGTTCTTTCAAAGCAATGGTGCGGGTGGCCCTGGCTGGGCGATCGGTCAACCTCAGACTCAGTGGAACTTCCGCCTGGGCAATCAGCCGCTGCCCGAACTCAGAGCCCTAGCGCTGGAGTTGGTGAACCGCGATCGCCAGGTGAATGGTCTACCGCCCCTGGTCGAAGATCCGTTGCTCGCCCAGGTGGCCCAGCGTCATGCCGAGGACATGCTGAAACATCAGTTCTACGACCACGTTAACCCCGATGGCCAAGACCCCTCAGACCGCTTTAGGGCGCTGGGGGGTCAAGCTGGGGCCGGGGAAAACATCATGCAGCAGAAGGGGACTATTCCGGTAGCCCTGTCCTTTGGCCTGGTGGAGGAATACCAGAAGGGGTGGATGTACAGCCCTGGCCATCGGGAGAATCTGCTAACACCTCACTACACCACCTTTGGCTATGGGATCGTAGCTAACTCACTAGGCACAGAGATCTATGCGGTGCAGTTGTTTAGCTTTCCGCCCTAG
- a CDS encoding NUDIX hydrolase: MTPQTCIQAIASHTPFNPAEAESIAATLAFLEQQSRYWQRDNYLGHLTASAWVVNPAKSHVLLTHHRKFNCWLQLGGHVDEGDKSLLAAALREAREESGIPVIEPLQTTIFDIGHHPITTVKEPPHVHYDIRYLLVARTMEFVVSEESNDLAWVPLAEVATISSSTALQRMADKLC; this comes from the coding sequence ATGACCCCCCAGACCTGCATCCAGGCGATCGCATCCCACACCCCATTCAACCCAGCAGAGGCAGAGTCCATCGCCGCTACGTTGGCCTTCTTGGAGCAGCAAAGCCGTTATTGGCAACGAGACAACTACTTGGGCCACCTCACCGCTTCAGCATGGGTAGTCAATCCTGCAAAATCCCATGTGCTGCTGACCCACCACCGAAAATTCAACTGCTGGCTTCAGCTTGGGGGCCATGTAGATGAGGGGGATAAATCTCTGTTAGCCGCAGCCCTGCGCGAGGCCAGGGAAGAATCTGGCATCCCGGTGATTGAGCCTCTACAGACCACCATCTTCGACATCGGCCACCACCCCATCACCACAGTCAAAGAACCACCCCATGTGCATTACGACATCCGCTATCTACTGGTGGCTAGGACGATGGAATTTGTGGTGTCTGAGGAATCTAACGACCTGGCCTGGGTGCCCCTGGCAGAGGTGGCTACTATCAGCAGTTCCACCGCCCTACAGCGTATGGCCGATAAGCTTTGCTAA
- a CDS encoding transposase: MSATTCLYDQVLPLLRQYSHRRDLRHLKALAWMVTALVCSGQLSLPEWESYVPSRARQAQSTERRWQRFMGNRRVRVKSLYVPLVLAAIHRWKGRRLYLALDTTVLWNRYCMIHLSVTCCGRAVPLLWRVLEHSSATVSTERYLPPLRLAHRLLQPYPDVMLLADRGFANHDLLEWLSQSRWHYCLRLPSDVVVHGPRRHPIEVGYLWPPKGEARFYEGIGLWTDGRWRCNLVLANVKGVKEPWAVITDEPPSLNTLWQYALRFRVEELFLDSKSGVFELEASGIRSAPALERLYLIAAVAILYGTTQGMAVQLDGLRTQVDPHWTRGISYLKIGLRWLKGAVNKGRSLLKPIPLFTVDPEPCFASKKAEVRYYDRIWFSRIQSLCCQLPPWEAV, translated from the coding sequence ATGTCAGCCACCACCTGCCTCTATGATCAAGTGCTGCCACTGCTGCGTCAATATAGCCATCGCCGTGACCTGCGGCACCTCAAGGCGCTGGCTTGGATGGTGACCGCGCTGGTGTGCAGTGGTCAGTTGAGCCTACCGGAGTGGGAATCGTATGTACCCAGTCGCGCCCGCCAGGCGCAAAGCACCGAACGACGATGGCAGCGCTTCATGGGCAATCGTCGGGTCCGGGTCAAAAGTCTGTACGTGCCGTTGGTGCTAGCGGCCATCCATCGGTGGAAAGGGCGACGACTCTACTTGGCGCTCGATACCACGGTGCTGTGGAATCGCTACTGCATGATTCACTTGTCGGTGACCTGCTGCGGACGAGCGGTGCCCCTGCTGTGGCGGGTTTTGGAGCATTCGAGTGCCACCGTCAGTACGGAGCGATATCTCCCCCCGTTGCGGTTGGCCCATCGGCTGTTGCAGCCCTACCCTGATGTGATGCTGTTAGCCGACCGAGGGTTTGCCAACCATGACCTGCTGGAGTGGTTAAGCCAAAGTCGTTGGCACTATTGTTTGCGCTTACCCAGTGACGTGGTGGTCCATGGCCCCCGCCGTCATCCCATTGAAGTCGGCTATCTGTGGCCCCCCAAGGGCGAAGCCCGTTTCTATGAGGGCATTGGTCTGTGGACGGATGGTCGCTGGCGCTGCAACCTGGTGCTGGCTAACGTCAAAGGCGTCAAGGAGCCCTGGGCTGTCATCACCGATGAGCCGCCGTCCCTCAATACCCTGTGGCAGTATGCCCTTCGGTTTCGAGTCGAGGAGCTTTTCCTCGATTCAAAATCCGGGGTCTTTGAGCTAGAAGCCTCCGGCATTCGCTCGGCTCCAGCCCTCGAACGACTCTATCTCATAGCGGCTGTCGCCATCCTCTATGGCACCACCCAGGGCATGGCCGTTCAGCTCGATGGCCTCCGCACTCAGGTTGACCCTCATTGGACTCGGGGCATCAGTTACCTCAAAATTGGCCTGCGCTGGCTCAAAGGAGCCGTCAACAAAGGGCGTTCGTTGCTCAAACCCATCCCCCTATTCACCGTTGACCCTGAACCCTGCTTTGCCTCTAAAAAAGCTGAAGTCCGGTACTATGACCGCATCTGGTTCTCTAGAATCCAGTCCTTGTGCTGCCAACTACCACCCTGGGAGGCCGTATAA
- a CDS encoding DUF305 domain-containing protein → MELSTKSIAAISGLGALAVGAIAIPLIFSSPIANPLQQPGRPGWQMPMNQGAGRGHHQHMMQMMQANNEFEFLSLMIPHHEEAIATAQRVLEYSDRPEMRAFAQDIIEVQTAEIEQMEAWLDAWYPGQETSQTYSPMMRDLSQLEGNDLDQAFLEDMIMHHMGAVMMSQRLVNHGLVEHSEVQPFAQNIANTQRQEIWQMQAWLQDWYGISGMPGPMHQGRR, encoded by the coding sequence ATGGAACTGTCAACCAAATCTATTGCTGCGATTTCAGGGCTCGGTGCTTTGGCTGTAGGTGCGATTGCCATTCCATTAATCTTCTCATCACCTATTGCCAATCCACTTCAGCAACCTGGCCGTCCCGGTTGGCAAATGCCTATGAACCAGGGAGCAGGCCGAGGCCATCACCAGCACATGATGCAGATGATGCAGGCCAACAATGAGTTTGAGTTTTTGAGCCTGATGATTCCCCACCATGAGGAAGCCATTGCTACCGCTCAACGGGTGCTTGAGTACAGCGACCGTCCGGAAATGAGAGCGTTTGCTCAGGACATCATTGAGGTGCAAACCGCCGAAATTGAGCAGATGGAAGCCTGGTTGGATGCGTGGTACCCCGGTCAGGAAACCAGCCAGACCTACTCTCCCATGATGCGTGACCTCAGCCAGCTCGAAGGAAATGACCTGGATCAGGCATTTTTGGAAGACATGATTATGCACCACATGGGTGCTGTGATGATGTCTCAACGTCTGGTGAATCACGGCCTAGTTGAGCATTCTGAAGTTCAACCCTTTGCTCAGAACATCGCCAATACCCAGCGTCAGGAAATCTGGCAGATGCAGGCGTGGTTGCAAGATTGGTACGGTATTAGCGGGATGCCTGGGCCAATGCATCAAGGTCGGCGTTAG
- a CDS encoding lysozyme inhibitor LprI family protein, whose amino-acid sequence MPSCKSEEQSSAPDPQPSPTQTPESSSEIISTTMARSENDESDSCNVDPSCSYENAETTEVEAKQAYEQLMAVVASVAPPDGTEALTGLVEEDHEAWMTSRDNSCNLDRALAQHDGLQGATPNLIHADCITDFNRDRINKLVGILQKFSNSNPPQGTSSNGFQDIALTPGEEYSFMPRRVQDLTKDGDYLLSSEEPPFDGGEYILVLRKRGNIVIVSEGHLNSDGGCSRKVLKSDNEVETTVFEGESERFITKSESGELSTALLKHYDVEQLEIAGTLLDGCDQIFNMS is encoded by the coding sequence ATGCCGAGTTGCAAAAGCGAGGAACAAAGCAGTGCACCAGATCCTCAACCAAGTCCAACTCAAACTCCCGAATCCAGCTCTGAAATAATTTCTACAACAATGGCTAGATCGGAAAACGACGAATCAGACTCCTGTAATGTTGATCCAAGCTGCTCGTATGAGAATGCTGAGACTACAGAAGTTGAAGCAAAACAGGCTTATGAACAATTAATGGCTGTAGTAGCTTCAGTAGCCCCTCCAGACGGAACTGAGGCTTTGACAGGCCTGGTCGAGGAGGATCATGAGGCATGGATGACGTCCCGCGATAATTCTTGCAACTTGGATAGGGCGTTAGCTCAGCATGACGGGTTACAGGGTGCTACGCCAAATCTGATTCATGCAGATTGTATAACTGACTTCAACCGCGATCGCATTAACAAGCTTGTGGGTATTTTGCAGAAATTTAGCAATAGCAACCCTCCTCAAGGTACTTCTTCTAATGGTTTTCAAGATATCGCCTTAACCCCTGGTGAAGAGTATTCCTTCATGCCAAGAAGAGTGCAAGATCTTACGAAAGATGGAGACTATCTCCTGAGTTCTGAAGAACCCCCTTTTGATGGAGGTGAGTACATTCTTGTATTACGTAAGCGAGGAAATATCGTAATCGTATCTGAGGGTCATCTTAATAGTGATGGAGGTTGTTCTAGAAAAGTATTAAAGTCAGATAATGAGGTTGAAACAACTGTTTTTGAGGGAGAAAGTGAGCGGTTTATAACTAAATCTGAGAGTGGAGAGCTAAGTACTGCTCTCCTCAAGCATTACGATGTTGAGCAACTTGAGATTGCTGGAACACTTTTAGATGGCTGTGATCAAATATTCAATATGTCTTGA
- a CDS encoding DUF4336 domain-containing protein, producing MAKDLLTLYEPINTLKPVDDNIWIVDGPIVQMALYGTAVPFTTRMTIVRLNNGGLWCHSPTELTPSLKAEIDSLGRVEHLVSPNKIHYAHIQSWADAYPQAIAWASPGVRERADSQQIPTTFHADLADTPPPQWATEIDQAIIRGSRFLDEVVFFHRQSKTLILTDLIENFEPSKVDKTFRCLIHLVGIASPNGGTPLDLRMTFLGRKAQARQGYEQMLAWAPEKIILAHGRWFPENGVVELEWAFQWLK from the coding sequence ATGGCCAAAGACCTGCTGACACTCTACGAGCCCATCAACACCCTCAAGCCCGTTGACGACAATATCTGGATTGTGGATGGCCCCATTGTCCAGATGGCACTGTACGGCACCGCTGTCCCTTTCACCACCCGAATGACAATTGTGCGCCTGAATAATGGCGGACTGTGGTGCCATTCCCCCACTGAACTAACGCCATCTCTCAAGGCTGAGATCGACAGTCTTGGCCGGGTTGAGCATTTGGTGTCGCCCAACAAGATCCACTACGCCCACATCCAAAGCTGGGCCGATGCCTACCCCCAAGCGATCGCATGGGCCTCTCCAGGGGTGCGAGAACGGGCAGACAGCCAGCAGATCCCTACCACCTTCCACGCTGACTTGGCCGACACCCCACCGCCCCAGTGGGCCACAGAGATTGACCAGGCGATTATTCGTGGCAGTCGGTTTCTAGATGAAGTGGTGTTCTTCCACCGGCAGAGTAAGACGCTGATCCTGACTGACCTGATTGAAAACTTTGAGCCCTCGAAGGTCGATAAAACCTTTCGCTGTTTGATCCACCTGGTGGGTATAGCCTCCCCCAACGGCGGGACACCCCTAGATTTGAGGATGACCTTTCTAGGCCGCAAAGCCCAAGCGAGGCAGGGTTACGAACAGATGCTGGCCTGGGCACCTGAGAAGATCATCCTGGCCCATGGTCGCTGGTTTCCAGAAAATGGTGTGGTCGAGCTAGAGTGGGCCTTTCAGTGGCTTAAGTAG